A part of Capsicum annuum cultivar UCD-10X-F1 chromosome 6, UCD10Xv1.1, whole genome shotgun sequence genomic DNA contains:
- the LOC107874872 gene encoding transcriptional regulator SUPERMAN-like: MWNPKDDDDSWEVRAFEEDTSNAMGATWPPRFYTCTFCRREFRSAQALGGHMNVHRRDRVRLNQPPSFASNSSLTFPNNVNSNFLVQNQEFIPNGGLCLVYSMPNYNPNAIFNPTTIKSSVDPSNLLSNISPFLTNNLMSPCIPPSSNFQPNNINSSSFNTSEPSASNSNSNDNNHDKRDSIIGDDIDLELRLGWRSATPPR, from the coding sequence ATGTGGAACCCTAAGGATGACGATGATTCGTGGGAAGTTAGGGCTTTTGAGGAAGATACTAGCAATGCCATGGGTGCAACTTGGCCACCAAGGTTCTATACTTGCACCTTTTGTCGAAGAGAGTTCCGGTCCGCCCAAGCCTTAGGTGGCCACATGAATGTGCACCGTCGTGACCGTGTCAGGCTCAATCAACCACCATCATTTGCTTCAAATAGCTCCCTCACTTTCCCTAATAATGTCAATTCTAACTTCCTagttcaaaatcaagaattcatcCCAAATGGTGGACTTTGCCTTGTTTACTCCATGCCTAATTATAACCCTAATGCCATCTTCAACCCCACAACAATTAAATCTAGTGTAGATCCCTCTAATCTTCTCTCCAATATCTCACCttttttgacaaataatttgATGTCTCCTTGCATTCCTCCATCTTCAAATTTCCAGCCTAACAACATCAACTCATCATCATTTAACACAAGTGAACCTTCGGCATCTAATAGTAATAGTAATGACAATAATCACGATAAGAGGGATTCGATCATTGGAGATGACATTGACCTTGAGCTCAGGCTAGGATGGAGATCAGCAACACCGCCAAGATGA